One window from the genome of Natrialba magadii ATCC 43099 encodes:
- a CDS encoding SDR family NAD(P)-dependent oxidoreductase, with the protein MTSLTGKRVLVTGGCGSIGSHLVHEVLSEDPEIIRVLDTDEEGLFKLQKSLGDDAPVRYLLGDIRDKNRLELAMENIDVVFHAAALKHVTLNEYNPFETVQTNVEGTQNVIQVALDEEVESFVAVSTDKASNPTSVMGATKLLSERLVIAANTYKGDRETRFGCVRFGNVLASSGSVVPLFMEQIRSGGPVTVTDPEMTRFIMPISEAAELVLDAHERMTSGEVFVLKMPALQIGTLAETMVEEYAPTYGHSVSSIEIDIIGARPGERVHEKLISADECSAARELEDMFVLLPQIDAPGYEAVNYTNAEHVNGEYTSVDAHLLSENEIIELIGSIDGLPK; encoded by the coding sequence ATGACCTCTCTCACTGGAAAGCGGGTTCTTGTTACTGGCGGGTGTGGATCCATCGGATCTCATCTTGTGCATGAAGTACTCTCTGAGGATCCCGAAATAATCCGGGTACTTGACACAGACGAAGAGGGACTATTCAAACTTCAGAAATCTCTTGGAGATGATGCCCCAGTACGATACCTACTAGGGGATATCCGTGATAAAAATCGGCTGGAGTTAGCGATGGAAAATATTGATGTAGTCTTTCATGCTGCCGCATTGAAACACGTCACATTAAATGAGTATAACCCCTTCGAGACGGTACAGACGAACGTTGAGGGTACCCAGAACGTTATTCAGGTTGCTCTTGATGAAGAGGTTGAATCGTTTGTCGCCGTAAGTACCGATAAAGCATCAAACCCGACATCGGTTATGGGAGCTACAAAGTTATTGTCGGAACGGCTCGTTATCGCTGCAAACACCTATAAAGGTGATCGCGAAACCCGATTCGGGTGTGTTCGATTCGGAAATGTGCTAGCTTCCAGTGGGTCAGTAGTCCCACTGTTTATGGAACAGATACGATCTGGCGGTCCGGTAACAGTGACTGATCCAGAGATGACGCGGTTCATTATGCCGATCAGCGAAGCAGCGGAACTGGTTCTTGATGCTCATGAGCGGATGACGAGCGGGGAGGTATTTGTTTTGAAGATGCCAGCACTCCAGATTGGAACACTCGCTGAAACAATGGTTGAGGAGTACGCGCCTACATACGGTCATAGCGTCTCAAGTATTGAAATTGACATAATCGGTGCCCGGCCGGGCGAACGTGTCCATGAGAAGCTAATCTCTGCCGACGAGTGTTCGGCAGCTCGAGAACTGGAGGACATGTTCGTACTCCTTCCTCAGATAGACGCACCTGGATACGAGGCTGTTAATTACACCAACGCTGAGCATGTAAATGGAGAATATACCTCGGTGGACGCACATTTACTCTCTGAGAACGAAATTATCGAACTTATTGGATCGATAGATGGGCTCCCTAAATAG
- a CDS encoding ABC transporter ATP-binding protein: MTDGETISRREQLRALVRVAQYRPKLVIAIIFGGVFAALLEGVGLGFIMPIVEIVQSPGDPAAEADGVMELFVMAYNFLGIPFTLGLVVTGVSVVLAIRWTMTFFVRWMREALVIDYTREIQKQAFDNALDARIEYFDREGSDDILNAIVTQAEYAGRTITYVVQLLEQALLALMYLIVALVLAPFLTLFAGVFLGGFSVLFRYVLEPGYELGDQVAEANEHLQEAAQAGTQGIRDTKLFGLKSELYNDFYTSVNNFAQSSIRLRRNEQGINSFYNLLTAVSVFLLIYLAIAFADMSLSALGVFLFAMFRLGPKASQVNKLLYKVENNLPHLVRTQRFIDELEASREPQTASEPVPDEIDHVEVDDLHFSYQGQDDEALSGISFELEKGEFIGFVGQSGAGKSTIISLLARMYEPDSGEIRANGRSIHEMDVDKWRSKIAVVRQNPFIFNDTLRYNLTIGNRDVTDAELDRVCETAKVDEYLGEMPDGYETQLGDDGVRLSGGQKQRVALARALLKDADLLVLDEATSDLDSNLEQQVQEAIENMDREYAMVGIAHRLSTVKNADRIYTVEAGEIIESGKHEELIANDGEYAELYTIQSQVE; this comes from the coding sequence ATGACTGACGGGGAGACGATAAGTCGACGTGAGCAGTTGCGTGCACTCGTTCGTGTCGCGCAATACCGCCCCAAGCTCGTAATTGCAATTATTTTTGGTGGCGTCTTTGCTGCGTTGTTAGAAGGTGTCGGACTGGGCTTCATCATGCCCATCGTGGAGATCGTCCAGTCTCCCGGTGATCCAGCCGCGGAGGCCGATGGAGTGATGGAGCTGTTCGTGATGGCCTACAACTTCCTCGGGATTCCATTCACTCTCGGTCTCGTGGTCACCGGTGTGAGCGTTGTGTTAGCCATCCGTTGGACAATGACGTTTTTCGTTCGCTGGATGCGAGAGGCGCTAGTGATCGACTATACGCGCGAGATCCAGAAGCAGGCCTTCGATAACGCGCTCGACGCACGGATTGAGTACTTTGATCGCGAAGGATCCGATGATATTCTGAACGCGATTGTAACGCAAGCAGAGTACGCCGGGCGAACGATTACGTACGTCGTGCAATTGCTTGAACAAGCGCTCTTGGCTCTAATGTACTTGATCGTTGCACTCGTTCTTGCCCCATTTCTCACGCTGTTTGCGGGCGTATTCCTCGGTGGTTTTTCGGTCCTCTTTCGGTACGTCCTTGAGCCCGGATACGAACTCGGGGATCAAGTTGCAGAGGCAAACGAACATCTGCAAGAAGCCGCCCAGGCTGGAACGCAAGGAATCCGAGATACCAAACTCTTTGGATTGAAATCAGAGTTATATAATGATTTCTATACTTCGGTGAACAACTTCGCCCAGTCAAGCATTAGGCTTCGACGCAATGAACAGGGAATCAACAGCTTCTACAACCTCTTGACTGCAGTATCGGTCTTCTTGTTGATCTATCTCGCAATCGCGTTTGCAGACATGTCACTCAGCGCACTTGGTGTGTTCCTCTTTGCGATGTTCCGCCTCGGACCGAAGGCCAGCCAAGTAAACAAGTTGCTCTATAAGGTTGAGAACAACCTTCCGCATCTAGTTCGGACGCAGCGGTTCATTGATGAACTCGAGGCGAGTCGAGAGCCCCAGACGGCGAGCGAACCTGTGCCGGACGAAATTGATCACGTCGAGGTCGACGATCTTCACTTCTCGTACCAGGGTCAAGACGACGAGGCTCTCTCGGGCATTTCGTTTGAGCTCGAGAAAGGCGAGTTTATCGGCTTCGTCGGCCAATCTGGGGCGGGAAAATCAACGATCATTTCGCTGCTTGCGCGGATGTACGAACCCGACTCGGGGGAAATCCGGGCGAACGGTCGGTCGATACACGAGATGGATGTCGACAAGTGGCGCTCAAAAATCGCAGTCGTGCGGCAGAATCCGTTTATCTTCAATGACACGCTACGGTACAACCTGACGATCGGAAACCGTGACGTGACCGATGCGGAGCTGGACCGAGTCTGTGAGACCGCAAAGGTTGACGAATACCTCGGCGAAATGCCAGACGGCTACGAAACGCAACTCGGTGACGATGGCGTACGATTGTCCGGTGGACAAAAACAGCGAGTGGCACTGGCACGGGCGTTGCTCAAAGACGCCGATCTGCTCGTATTAGATGAAGCAACGAGTGATCTCGACTCGAATCTAGAACAGCAAGTACAGGAAGCAATCGAGAACATGGATCGAGAGTACGCAATGGTAGGTATCGCACATCGTCTATCAACAGTGAAAAACGCAGATCGGATATACACAGTAGAGGCAGGCGAGATCATTGAGTCAGGCAAACATGAAGAGCTTATTGCTAATGACGGGGAATACGCCGAACTGTACACAATCCAGTCACAAGTAGAGTAA
- a CDS encoding acyltransferase: protein MTEDPRDRFDEWEQPEIRDGELTEYNWVVHKPEGLELAKYVDIGAFTVINAHAGILIESGVQIGPHCDIHSNSTIDGEEGPIVIRDGARIGSHTTILPNVEIGENALVGSHSLVCEDVPPGEFVTGVPATLKE, encoded by the coding sequence ATGACCGAAGATCCGCGTGATCGATTTGACGAATGGGAACAACCGGAGATCCGGGACGGCGAACTGACCGAGTATAATTGGGTTGTTCACAAGCCTGAGGGCTTGGAATTAGCTAAATACGTTGATATCGGTGCTTTCACTGTTATCAACGCACACGCAGGCATCCTCATCGAATCGGGGGTGCAAATAGGGCCTCACTGCGATATACACAGCAATTCTACAATCGATGGTGAGGAGGGCCCCATTGTAATTCGTGACGGAGCACGAATCGGATCTCATACCACTATTTTGCCTAATGTTGAAATTGGCGAGAACGCCTTAGTCGGATCGCACAGTCTTGTCTGCGAAGATGTACCACCAGGTGAGTTTGTAACAGGTGTTCCAGCGACTTTAAAAGAGTGA
- the neuC gene encoding UDP-N-acetylglucosamine 2-epimerase, translating to MSSTRRKILVLTGTRAEYGLLRSSMEAIQNHDDLTLSIVATGMHLSPQHGMTVEKIREDGFSIDREVLMQLSGDSETAMAKSLGIGTASLADAFESLDPDVVLLLGDRDEALAGALAASHMNIPVAHVHGGDSAHGAMIDESIRHAITKFSHIHFPASERSAERIKKLGEESWRITIAGAPGLDDILAGEYEDPESVLQKYDLDPDRRLLMVLQHPVTTQPDAAGEQMAATLDAVESTEAQAVIIYPNSDAGSNQMIDEIESRSFGADVRTFRNMPRKEYLGLMAATDVMVGNSSSGIIEAPSFDLPVVDIGPRQRGRERTQNTFSAEHESEQIREKIYQCLNEGVLDENQDNPYDYGGAGSRICERIRTINIDENILRKKLTFGRWF from the coding sequence ATGAGCAGTACTCGACGGAAAATTCTCGTCCTGACAGGAACCAGAGCCGAATATGGCCTTTTGAGGTCTTCAATGGAAGCAATACAGAATCATGACGACCTCACCCTTTCCATCGTTGCGACAGGGATGCATCTTTCCCCTCAACACGGTATGACTGTAGAGAAAATCCGCGAAGACGGATTTTCGATCGATCGCGAGGTACTGATGCAACTCTCTGGGGATTCTGAAACTGCTATGGCAAAATCCCTAGGAATCGGTACTGCAAGCCTTGCAGATGCCTTTGAAAGCCTCGATCCAGATGTTGTGCTCCTGCTAGGTGACCGTGACGAAGCGCTTGCAGGGGCACTTGCTGCATCACATATGAACATTCCAGTCGCCCACGTTCATGGTGGCGATTCAGCTCACGGCGCGATGATTGATGAAAGCATTCGGCACGCAATCACAAAATTCTCCCATATTCACTTTCCAGCATCCGAGCGTAGCGCAGAACGGATCAAAAAGTTGGGCGAAGAATCGTGGCGAATAACGATCGCTGGTGCACCTGGTCTCGATGACATTCTGGCTGGGGAGTACGAAGATCCAGAATCGGTACTACAGAAGTACGACCTGGACCCGGATCGCCGATTGCTCATGGTCCTCCAGCATCCGGTGACGACGCAACCGGACGCGGCAGGCGAACAGATGGCAGCCACATTGGATGCTGTCGAGTCAACTGAAGCACAGGCCGTTATTATCTATCCTAATTCGGACGCAGGGAGCAATCAGATGATCGATGAGATCGAGTCGCGGTCATTCGGAGCTGATGTCCGAACGTTCAGGAACATGCCCCGAAAAGAATATCTCGGTCTAATGGCAGCAACAGACGTGATGGTCGGAAATTCCTCGAGCGGAATTATCGAGGCACCTTCGTTCGATTTGCCAGTAGTCGACATCGGTCCGCGCCAGCGAGGTCGAGAGCGGACACAAAATACATTTTCTGCTGAACACGAGTCCGAACAGATACGTGAGAAGATATACCAATGTCTCAACGAAGGGGTATTGGACGAAAATCAAGACAACCCGTACGATTATGGAGGTGCTGGATCCCGTATTTGTGAACGAATACGGACTATAAACATCGATGAGAACATCCTTCGAAAGAAGTTAACATTCGGAAGGTGGTTCTAA
- the neuB gene encoding N-acetylneuraminate synthase, with product MEIDGTVIGPNRSPFFIAEAGVNHNGSLDRAKKLIDVAADAGADAVKFQTFSTDRLVAQDTSTAAYQESATGETDQYEMLTRYELNRDEHRTLLDYCSKKNITFLSTPFDIQSADMLADLGVSAFKIGSGDLDNHPLLTHVAGHGLPMIVSTGMGTLEEIKAAKTVIQAENPSADIVFLHCTSSYPTEVSDVNLRAMQSMSDELEVSVGYSDHTTLTELPALATAAGACILEKHFTLDSTLPGPDHETSLEPDELEEAIDKVDVATTALGDGEKRPLAAEMENRSTARKSIHAAVDVNAGTTLSESDLKVIRPSDGISPRKFESVIGAKTLIDIEQGSPIQESSISFDE from the coding sequence ATGGAAATTGATGGAACTGTTATCGGTCCCAATCGTAGTCCGTTTTTCATAGCTGAAGCGGGGGTCAATCATAATGGCTCGTTAGATAGAGCCAAGAAATTGATCGATGTCGCGGCCGATGCTGGTGCAGATGCGGTGAAGTTCCAGACGTTCAGCACAGATCGGCTGGTGGCTCAAGATACGTCAACTGCAGCGTATCAGGAATCAGCCACCGGTGAAACAGATCAATATGAAATGTTGACCCGATACGAGCTGAATAGGGACGAACATAGAACGCTACTCGACTACTGTTCAAAAAAGAACATCACGTTTCTTTCAACACCGTTTGATATTCAGAGTGCAGATATGCTGGCTGATCTCGGCGTCAGTGCGTTCAAAATCGGTTCTGGTGACCTAGATAATCACCCGCTGCTTACTCATGTTGCGGGACACGGTTTGCCAATGATCGTAAGCACTGGAATGGGTACGCTCGAGGAGATTAAGGCAGCTAAGACTGTAATTCAGGCCGAAAATCCGAGCGCAGACATTGTATTTCTTCACTGCACTTCATCATATCCCACAGAAGTAAGCGACGTGAACCTTCGTGCGATGCAATCAATGTCAGACGAATTGGAAGTGTCTGTTGGCTATTCGGATCACACAACGCTGACTGAACTACCTGCATTAGCGACAGCTGCTGGTGCCTGTATCCTTGAAAAGCACTTCACACTTGACTCCACCCTACCAGGCCCTGACCATGAGACATCCCTTGAGCCGGATGAGTTAGAGGAGGCTATTGACAAAGTCGATGTCGCAACCACTGCTCTTGGAGATGGTGAGAAGCGGCCACTTGCCGCCGAAATGGAAAATCGCTCAACAGCAAGGAAAAGTATTCATGCTGCCGTAGATGTTAACGCTGGCACAACTTTGTCGGAATCGGATCTAAAGGTAATTCGGCCATCAGATGGAATCTCTCCTAGGAAATTTGAATCAGTCATTGGTGCCAAAACCCTCATTGATATAGAGCAAGGGAGTCCAATACAGGAGTCGTCAATTTCCTTTGATGAGTGA
- a CDS encoding acylneuraminate cytidylyltransferase family protein, with translation MTCETLAIIPARGGSKRVPRKNVREVAGKPLIAHTIEHATSANRIDRTIVSTDDKEIAEVAKEYGADVPFMRPEKLATDTAALPDTVTHAVSNLQSEETNYDYICILQATSPLRTSADIDGALAKLDDTEADSCLTVSKYVTPPQWAVTRDENGSLYEFFDFETLWTDEPDRSQDIPELYHPNGAVFVTSIEAWRKHESFYTPHTVGYEMPPERSFDVDEPWELKLVRSLLE, from the coding sequence ATGACTTGTGAAACACTCGCCATAATTCCTGCTCGCGGTGGATCGAAACGAGTCCCACGTAAAAACGTTCGTGAAGTGGCAGGAAAGCCACTCATTGCCCACACGATAGAACATGCTACGTCCGCAAATCGAATTGACCGTACTATTGTTTCGACTGATGACAAGGAGATAGCGGAAGTGGCCAAGGAGTACGGTGCTGACGTTCCGTTCATGCGACCTGAAAAGCTTGCAACTGACACGGCGGCATTACCAGATACAGTCACTCATGCAGTCAGTAACTTACAGAGTGAAGAAACCAACTACGATTATATCTGCATACTGCAAGCAACCTCTCCTCTCCGTACTTCGGCAGACATCGATGGAGCACTCGCTAAGCTTGATGACACAGAGGCTGATTCGTGTCTTACTGTTTCCAAGTACGTTACTCCTCCACAATGGGCTGTGACAAGAGATGAGAACGGGTCCTTGTACGAGTTCTTCGACTTCGAAACACTTTGGACTGACGAACCAGACCGAAGCCAAGATATACCAGAACTCTACCATCCGAATGGTGCTGTGTTCGTAACCTCTATCGAGGCTTGGCGTAAGCACGAGTCATTCTACACACCACATACGGTTGGTTATGAGATGCCGCCAGAGCGATCCTTTGATGTCGACGAACCCTGGGAACTCAAACTCGTCCGCAGTCTTCTCGAGTAG
- a CDS encoding MarR family transcriptional regulator: protein MVERVSWMAPVDYEIMLFFEDHPIQATPKVIAANIDYDRQYVGKRCSALANAGLLKTVGTGLYTLSEIGSSYLEGELETGTLEEPDS, encoded by the coding sequence ATGGTTGAACGGGTCTCATGGATGGCTCCTGTCGACTACGAAATTATGCTCTTCTTTGAGGATCATCCCATCCAGGCCACCCCAAAAGTGATTGCCGCGAACATTGACTACGATCGACAATACGTCGGGAAACGGTGTTCAGCTCTTGCCAACGCTGGTCTTCTCAAAACAGTTGGAACTGGCCTCTACACACTTTCAGAGATCGGTAGCTCGTATCTCGAGGGTGAGTTGGAAACTGGTACTCTTGAAGAGCCAGACAGTTAG